The genomic interval TGAACGAACTGCTAAATTTAAGCTTAGTTTATATTGAGTGTAGTGACTTAGTTAAAAATGTCTATGTTTGGGCTTATAGATATTTTTTTCAAAGGTTTATGTGAGAAAAGAAGAGCTTGCAAATGAATTATAAAATAAGTGGAGACGAGTTGGAGTGCTTAAAGATTTTGTGCGTTGGAGTTGAAAATATAAATAACTTCAAAAATGTTGGATGGATTGTTGATGAAAATACCAAAAATTAAAATCTATGTAATTTTTTGGATATTAACATACAAAATTTAGGAATAGTATTCAAAAGAAAAAACTTATAATGAGTGCAAAGAAATTTTATATACTGCACAAAAAGAAATCATAAAAAAATACAATTTATAAAAGATAAAAAATGACAGATCTAAAAAGGAGATTATTGTGAATTTTGACAAAGATTGGAAAAATTACACAATAAATGATGATGAATTGGAAATTTGGCCTTATGCTTTGCGAAATAACAGCAGTATTTATACTCTTTACTTAAAAATAATAATATAGACCTATATAAGGAAAATGACTGGTGTAAAATAAATGAGATTGCTGAAAAAAGAATATTTGATAATAAGGACAAAACAGCAAATATTAGTAAAATGAATATGTAATTTATTTAGACGAATTAAAATGGATTTTATTCAAAGTGGTAAAAAATTATCAAATTTTACAACACAAGACGTTAATATCTCAAACGATAAATAAAATTTAAAAATACTCTCATCTTAAAACCAAACTCCAAAACTTTATTTAGTTGACAAACAGTCTGGTACTTGCAATCAATAACTTAAAAATTCTATATCAAGAAACAGACTGTGATTATGGCAAAAATACGGCTCTGTTAATTCTTACCTTATAGAAAATCAAAAAGATAAAGATAAAAACTATTTAACACTTACCTATACCTCTTAATCTTACTTTTCTATTATTTATTTCTATCTTTACAATTTGGATTACTTTTGCATATGTTAGATTTGATAAAAGCTCTGTATTGTCAGATATTACTGTTGTTGTGTAAAGAAACGTCTTTCTTGATTTACATAGATAGATTGTGTATATGCTGTTATTGTCCTTATAAATATATTTTAATGGCACTCTCTTTGTGAAGTATATATGCCAAATCGCCATTTAACACTTGGGCTTTTGGATTGCAAATGACTATATTATCACTATTATCTATTGTTTTATATTATCTTTCGTTGCTACACTCATAATAGTCTTTGTTATAATTTGTGATTTAACATTGACACCTTGATAACTGTTTGTTATTGTAAGACCGCAATTTACCTTATCTATAATTTGGATTAGCTTAACTTCCGATACATAGATAGTTAATAGTAAAATTGTAATTAATGGTGCACATATAAGATATTAGTTCTCTTTCAGATGTAAAAATAAACGCGTTAATTGCACACGCTACAAATCCGGCAATAGTCGCAGAAATGGTATATGCAATCCAACATCACGCAGACATACATTATATCAAAACAGATAAATAGCAAAATGATAGCAAAAGTAAATCTACTTCACACAATTCTATAAACAATATTAATGATTTGGTTGTCTTTTAAATTTAACTTTATTAGAATTTCAAAAAAAATTTAATAAAAGGAAATAAATATAAAAAACTTATTATAGCACTGCTCGCTTTGGCGATAAGTTTATTTGCACTTAATGTAAATAAAGAATGTGTTAAAGATTTGAAAAAAGCAGGTAAAGTTAAAAGATGAAATTAATAAAAAAGATACAGATAAAAAAAATCAAAAAAAAGACAACAATAAAAAATAAAAAAATAATCAAAGATGAAATTTAAATAATAACAGAGAATAATTATTTATTATATAATTTTACTATGTTTAAATTATTTAAAGCGGTATTTATTATTTAAAAGAGATATAAAATTTATATTTTAAATTTTTTAGCGCTTGGTTTAGGAAAATTTCAATTAAAATTTTTAAATAAATTTAGCGCAAAGTCATCAAAAATTTTGCCTTTTAAGTGTGCTTTGCAAAATTCAACGATAAGTCCGTGATATAACGAAAATACTGAATTTTCATCACTTAAACCAGTTTTTGTATAAATTTTTTCAAAATCCAACGAACTTAAAAATTCTTTTGCTTCATCGTAGCTTTCAAACTCGTATCCAAGAATTCCTAAAATTTTTAAAGCGTAGTTATCTACGACCATTTCCGGACGCTCGCAAGCATAGCAAAGTATGCTATCCGCACTTTCAGCGCCTACACCTTTTTGAGAAAGCAGCCATTCTCTGCATACAGAATCTTTAAAATTTTCAAAATCTCCAAAATCAGTTGCAATTGCGGTGCAAAGCATTTGCAAACGTTTTGCTTTCATATTGTAAAATCCGCTTGGTTTTATGAGTTCAGCAAGCTTTTCACGGGGCATGGCAGCAATTTTTTCTAAATTAATCGCATCGTAATTTTTTAAATTGCAAAGAGCAATTTCCACGTTTTGCCACTTTGTATTTTGCGTCAAAATAGCGCCTATCACAACTTCAAAAGTGCCGAAATTTGGCCACCATTGTGCATTTTTCACGCTCGCATTTTCATAAAGAGTAAAAAAAAGATCAGTCATTGTAAGCCTCGTTTATGTATTCTTTATCGTCTATCAGGCGAATTTTAAAGCCGGAAACCGCCTTTCCTTCCAAAATTTCACAAACTACCATTTGAAAAATCGTTTTATAAGTTTTATTTACGTTAAAAGCTTGTTTGCGCCCTGTTATAAAGCCGTTTATTGAAGCTTCGGCGTCCATTCCGATTACTCCTTCTCTAGCTCCTGTCAGTCCCACATCGCATGTAAAAATCGTGCCATCATTTATGTGTAAATCATCCGTGCCTACGTGTGTATGAGTGCCTAAAATAGCGGAAACTTTGCCTTTATTAGCCCAAAAAAAAGCCATTTTTTCACTTGTCATTTCCGCGTGAAAATCCACTAAAATATTCTCGCTTTCGCACTTTTTTATAGCTTCATCTATCTCATAAAAAGCATTTTTAGCTATATTTAAGCCGATTATTCCTTGCATATTTATTATGCTTAGATTTTTGTCGTCTTTTTTTAGATTTAAAACACCGCGCCCAGGTGCTTCGTAAAGATTATAAGGGCGAATTATCGGAAGTTCGTTCATTAAAGAAATAATGTCTTTTTTGTCAAAGCTGTGATTACCGCCTGTGATTGCGTCTATGCCGCTTTCAAGTATTTCACCGGAATTTTTGGCGCTAAGCCCGAATCCGCCGCTTGCATTTTCGCAGTTTGCCACGATAAAATCAAGACCGAGTTTCTCTTTGTAAAATTTAACATTTTTTTTAAGTTCATCTCTTCCAGGAGAGCCTACTACATCGCCTATAAATCCTATTTTCATTTGTTTCCTTTTTTGTTAATATTTAAAAAATTTTATTATCAGTTCAATTAAGTATAAAAAATTTCATTAATAAAAAATCTCTTTATATGCTAAATAAAATTGTTTTGCTGTCCGTCCACTGCGACTTGCTCGGAGCATTGCATATTTTTTTGCTTCATTATGTAAATTTTCGCGTCTTTTTTCAAAATTTTCACGTTCATTTTCATCCGAGTTTTTGATATCATTATAATTTAAATAATTGCTGAAATAATTATCCACGATTCGCAGATATTCTTCAAAATTTCCTTGGTAAAAACTAAGTTGTAAGCCGAATCTGTCGCTAAGCGAAATTCGTTCTTCAACAGCGTCTTTATAGTGGATTTCATCGTTGGTAACTTCGATATTTTGGTTGTCTTTCATATATTCGCTTACGATGTGACGGCGATTTGAAGTCGCATACATCAGCACGTTTTTCGGCGCTTTTTGCATACTTCCGTCAAGCAGCGGTTTTAAATGTTTATAACTGTCATCTCCTTGCTCGAAACTTAAATCGTCGCAAAAAATGATGAAATAAAAAGGTTCTCGCCTGATTTCATCCAAAATATCAACCAAATTTTCCAAATCGTCCTTGCCTATTTCAATTACGCGAAGATTTCGTGAGAAAAATTTTGTAAAAACAGCTTTTGCAAGACTTGATTTGCCACATCCGCGTTCGCCCCATAGAAGTGCGTGATTTGCACCGTTTCCTAAGATAAAATTTTCCGTATTCTTTAAAAGTTCCTGCTTTTGAAATTTCAGTCCTACTAGTGCGTTAATATCCACAAAATCAATTTCATCTTTTTCGACAGCTCTTAAATTTTTGTTTTTCGCTCTAAAAACAGCAACCCAATTTTTACTCCAGTCCATGTTTTTTATTTTCCTTTCGTAAATATATCAAAATTTCGGCTAAAACGTCATCATCGTCCTTGCTGCTTGATTTTAAACGCATTTTTTCGCCGTTTGCATATGTTATTAATATATTTTGTTCTGCAGAAGTAATTGATTTGATATTAAGACTGTTTGCCAAAATTTTAATAATCATCAAATCAATAAATTGTTTTGTGTAAATATCGGCTTTACCGAATCTATCTTCAATTTCGCCGAAAATTTCATAAACCTGTGAAACGGTTTCGGCTTTGCTGAGTCTTCTGTAAAGATCGAGTCTCAATCGATCCTCTCGTATAAAATCGCTGTTTAAGAAAGCATTTACGGCAATTTTTAGCTCTACATCCTTATTTTGCGTTTTTTTATTCATCAGTTTATTTATTTCATCTTCAAGCATTTTAATATAAAGTGAATATCCGATTGCCTCTATATGCCCGCTTTGTGCTTCGCCGATTAAATTTCCACCGCCTCTTATTTCAAGATCGTGATAAGCAAGCACTGAACCGGAACCTAAAAACGAATTGCTTTCAAGCGCTATAAGACGCTTTATGGCATCTTCATTAAGTGCTGTTTTATCTTCTACCATAAAATAGCAAAACCCTTGTTTTGCGCTTCTACCAACACGTCCGCGCAGTTGGTGAAGATCTGCAATGCCGAATTTATTTGCATTTTCTACAATAATTGTATTTACGTTTGGCATATGAATTCCGCTTTCTACGATACTTGTGCATAGTAAAATTTCATATTCACCTGCTTCAAATTTCAAAATTTCATTTTCTGTAGTTTTTGCGTCAATTTGTGAGTGAAGTATCAAAATTTTAAGATTCGGTACGATTTTTTGTAAATTTTTTCTGCAAGTTTCAATTGTAGCGATATGATTATGCACGAAAAATACTTGTCCGCCACGGCGAATTTCACGCATAATCGCTTCTTTAATGATTTTTTCATCCCGCTCTTTTACGAATGTTCTTACATCAAGTCTATCAAGCGGCGGCGTCGAAAGAACGCTGTAGCTTTTTAAAGAGCTTAAAGCCATATTGAGCGAGCGCGGAATTGGAGTAGCACTCATACTTAAAACGTGTGAAGCGGCGGATTTTGATTTGAGTTTTTCTTTTTGTTTTACACCGAATTTATGCTCTTCGTCAATTATAATAAGCCCAAGATTTGCGACTTCCATGTTTAAAAGCGCGTGAGTTCCTATGATTACGATAGGAATTTTGTCTTTTATTTTTTTTGAAATTTCAGCTTTTTCTTTGGCGCCTGTAAATCTGTCAAGGCGAAAAACCTGAATTTTAAAAGGAGTAAGTCTTTCTTTTAATGTGGCGTAGTGTTGAGCGCTAAGAAGTGTCGTAGGCACGAAAAACAGCGCGGAATAGCCGCTTTTGATACATGCAAAAATTGCATTCATCGCAACTTCCGTTTTTCCGAAACCTA from Campylobacter hominis ATCC BAA-381 carries:
- a CDS encoding ATP-binding protein; this encodes MDWSKNWVAVFRAKNKNLRAVEKDEIDFVDINALVGLKFQKQELLKNTENFILGNGANHALLWGERGCGKSSLAKAVFTKFFSRNLRVIEIGKDDLENLVDILDEIRREPFYFIIFCDDLSFEQGDDSYKHLKPLLDGSMQKAPKNVLMYATSNRRHIVSEYMKDNQNIEVTNDEIHYKDAVEERISLSDRFGLQLSFYQGNFEEYLRIVDNYFSNYLNYNDIKNSDENERENFEKRRENLHNEAKKYAMLRASRSGRTAKQFYLAYKEIFY
- a CDS encoding TIGR00282 family metallophosphoesterase, which codes for MKIGFIGDVVGSPGRDELKKNVKFYKEKLGLDFIVANCENASGGFGLSAKNSGEILESGIDAITGGNHSFDKKDIISLMNELPIIRPYNLYEAPGRGVLNLKKDDKNLSIINMQGIIGLNIAKNAFYEIDEAIKKCESENILVDFHAEMTSEKMAFFWANKGKVSAILGTHTHVGTDDLHINDGTIFTCDVGLTGAREGVIGMDAEASINGFITGRKQAFNVNKTYKTIFQMVVCEILEGKAVSGFKIRLIDDKEYINEAYND
- a CDS encoding 3-methyladenine DNA glycosylase is translated as MTDLFFTLYENASVKNAQWWPNFGTFEVVIGAILTQNTKWQNVEIALCNLKNYDAINLEKIAAMPREKLAELIKPSGFYNMKAKRLQMLCTAIATDFGDFENFKDSVCREWLLSQKGVGAESADSILCYACERPEMVVDNYALKILGILGYEFESYDEAKEFLSSLDFEKIYTKTGLSDENSVFSLYHGLIVEFCKAHLKGKIFDDFALNLFKNFN